From the Candidatus Dadabacteria bacterium genome, one window contains:
- the gspD gene encoding type II secretion system protein GspD — protein sequence MKYFLNKNLFPILSAVLVFSASVLCPQLAPAEKSEPLPDLTRAKVVVAPGTRLKKANGEDSPAEPTDIAKEATELLAEEAAKDPDKQDLRSLGKDALKVSGNETLEGLVEDPGLPLDLAEEEIVAEVERAPGPETKKPEETVAVSGDETLGEEGEEIPEGEGMVNLRSNMTLNEMVKTISEITSEVYLLSDKIRDKNVTIITPEGGFEKENAFRIFEILLDMNGYSVISAEGVNKVVPKKGIKSESIPLRLDFDPAESSQKYVMKLIKLKSVKAKGISNVLRALVSKDGFMKAHEPSNTLVVVDNEQNVNKIAEVIANIDYEKKIEFIKVHNTNSANVIFKLLEIFNPKSAKAKPSKSKDGGLISGSSELLGFKVINDERTNSIIVIADPRDLPLIKETIAVLDIESEHAEQDVYVIAVKNADAEQIIEVLGNLFAEGKGGVVSSVSYRDQTRQPGRTGQPSSRLGEGKVGGSGNVGGLGSQGGNIQRGGSEQTGASVIVSSGDGLKITSDPATNSIIVIGSLTQYRMVKQIVDKLDVRRRQVFVEAAILEVGLDNLNALGTNFGLGVTIEGDNLGFIGQQLPGIPSLLGVAADPTIATASIGSLSGLFLGVVGEEVDPDGSGPLPSLPSFSAVFQALSSVTDVNVLSTPSIITTDNEPAEIVVADIIPFPMGSTVGTSGVTVQTIERLPVGIRLSITPQISEGEYLNLDIVTEVSSTREAPAGLNTAQFGIATTTRSADSSVIVKNGQTLVIGGLVQDREEVLHNKTPLLGDIPLIGNLFRFKRNQNRKLNLMILLTPRIVETESDMKQLLMDYQRRKTLLHRRDLNTLE from the coding sequence ATGAAATACTTTCTGAATAAAAATCTTTTCCCAATTCTGTCAGCGGTTCTCGTCTTTTCCGCTTCCGTTCTCTGTCCCCAGTTGGCTCCTGCAGAGAAATCCGAGCCGCTTCCGGACCTTACGAGGGCTAAGGTTGTTGTCGCCCCGGGCACAAGGCTTAAAAAAGCGAACGGGGAGGATTCACCCGCGGAACCCACTGATATTGCCAAGGAAGCCACGGAGTTGCTGGCCGAGGAGGCCGCAAAGGATCCGGATAAGCAAGACTTAAGGTCTCTCGGAAAAGATGCGTTGAAAGTTTCTGGCAACGAGACTTTGGAAGGCTTGGTCGAGGATCCTGGTCTACCGCTCGATTTAGCGGAGGAAGAAATTGTAGCCGAAGTTGAGAGGGCTCCTGGGCCGGAGACGAAGAAGCCTGAGGAAACAGTTGCGGTCTCGGGCGATGAAACTCTCGGTGAAGAGGGTGAGGAAATTCCCGAGGGCGAGGGGATGGTCAACCTTCGCTCCAACATGACGCTTAATGAGATGGTAAAGACCATAAGCGAGATCACCTCCGAGGTTTATCTCCTGAGTGACAAGATCAGGGACAAGAATGTGACGATCATAACTCCCGAGGGCGGTTTCGAGAAAGAGAATGCGTTTAGAATTTTTGAAATACTGCTCGATATGAACGGCTATTCGGTCATAAGCGCGGAGGGAGTTAACAAGGTTGTCCCCAAAAAGGGGATAAAGTCAGAGAGCATACCGTTAAGACTGGATTTCGACCCTGCGGAGTCTTCCCAGAAATACGTGATGAAGCTGATAAAGCTTAAGAGCGTAAAAGCCAAAGGAATTTCCAACGTCCTTCGAGCTCTGGTTAGCAAGGATGGGTTTATGAAGGCCCACGAACCGTCGAATACCCTGGTTGTGGTTGATAATGAACAGAACGTGAACAAGATAGCCGAAGTGATTGCGAATATTGATTACGAGAAGAAAATAGAGTTCATCAAAGTGCATAACACAAACTCGGCCAACGTTATTTTTAAGCTGCTTGAGATCTTCAATCCTAAAAGCGCCAAGGCCAAGCCGTCAAAAAGCAAGGATGGCGGTTTGATATCTGGAAGTTCTGAGCTATTAGGGTTTAAAGTGATAAACGACGAGAGGACAAATTCCATAATAGTGATTGCCGACCCGAGGGATCTTCCCCTGATAAAGGAGACGATCGCTGTTTTGGACATCGAGAGCGAGCACGCGGAACAGGACGTTTACGTTATAGCGGTTAAAAACGCCGACGCTGAGCAGATAATCGAAGTTCTGGGAAATCTGTTCGCGGAGGGGAAAGGGGGCGTAGTGTCTTCAGTTTCCTACCGTGATCAGACGCGGCAACCCGGCAGAACCGGCCAGCCTTCAAGCCGTCTCGGAGAGGGGAAAGTGGGCGGCAGCGGAAATGTCGGTGGTTTAGGTTCCCAGGGCGGGAACATCCAGAGGGGAGGGAGCGAGCAGACCGGCGCTTCAGTCATAGTGTCTTCGGGCGATGGGCTTAAGATAACTTCGGACCCGGCGACAAATTCCATCATAGTGATCGGTTCTCTCACGCAGTACAGAATGGTCAAGCAGATAGTGGATAAGCTTGACGTAAGGAGAAGGCAGGTGTTCGTGGAAGCCGCCATACTCGAGGTGGGCCTTGATAACCTTAATGCGCTGGGAACCAATTTCGGTCTCGGCGTTACAATCGAGGGCGACAACCTAGGTTTTATCGGACAGCAACTGCCGGGCATCCCAAGTCTTCTCGGAGTTGCGGCTGATCCCACAATTGCAACTGCTTCCATAGGCAGTCTCTCGGGGCTCTTTCTCGGAGTGGTGGGAGAGGAAGTTGACCCCGACGGTTCGGGTCCGCTTCCGTCTCTTCCTTCGTTCTCCGCGGTGTTTCAGGCGCTGAGTTCCGTGACCGACGTCAACGTTCTTTCAACCCCGAGTATTATTACAACCGACAACGAACCGGCCGAGATAGTAGTGGCTGACATAATACCGTTTCCGATGGGTAGCACTGTGGGAACAAGCGGCGTGACAGTTCAGACGATCGAGAGATTGCCGGTGGGAATAAGGCTCAGCATCACCCCTCAGATAAGCGAAGGAGAATACCTTAACCTTGACATAGTGACCGAGGTTTCCTCTACCCGAGAGGCGCCCGCGGGACTTAACACCGCCCAGTTCGGCATTGCGACTACAACAAGAAGTGCCGATTCGTCGGTTATAGTCAAAAATGGGCAGACCCTCGTTATAGGTGGGCTGGTTCAGGACAGAGAAGAGGTGCTTCACAACAAAACACCTCTGCTCGGAGATATTCCGCTGATTGGAAACCTGTTCAGGTTCAAGCGCAATCAGAACAGGAAGCTTAACCTGATGATACTTCTTACCCCACGGATAGTTGAGACGGAAAGCGATATGAAGCAGTTGCTTATGGATTACCAGAGAAGAAAGACCTTGCTTCATAGAAGGGATCTGAATACGCTTGAGTAA
- the gspE gene encoding type II secretion system protein GspE: MGRIEELKGKNGRNTEDILLKTDVLKDSPALDVLSEFYGVEKVESIPEDDIDYELIKQFPISFAKRFRILPISKDNGTLKVVFAPPQELYALDEVRSRFNCSLETYIALERVLTDSINRVYEQGKDVVSEDINEGSGLSDMEFTEPQDLIEAEDEAPIIKFINTLLFQAVREHASDIHIECFEKEVLVRFRKDGILHDVTKVPKTVQSSVISRVKIMSELDIAERRKPQDGSIRLKIGGRDIDVRVSTVPTSWGESVVMRLLYRSSVLMSFEQLGLEGEKLETVESLIKCPHGIILVTGPTGSGKTTSLYAALQRINLPDKKIITIEDPVEYQIQGINQIQVNTKVGLTFANGLRSILRQDPDVILVGEIRDRETADISMNASLTGHLVFSTLHTNDSVSAVTRLADMGVESFLIASTLSAVIAQRLVRILCTQCREQYVPVDEELGRIGLAREACPEGKIYRAKGCQECMETGFSGRIAIFEILLIDDELKNTILTHPDSSTLKEKALRNGLITLRMDGADKVAKGITSIDEVLRVTEEELAES, from the coding sequence ATGGGGAGGATTGAAGAGCTTAAAGGGAAGAACGGTCGGAACACAGAAGACATACTACTCAAAACTGACGTACTCAAAGACTCCCCGGCTCTAGATGTTCTTTCCGAGTTTTACGGAGTCGAAAAAGTCGAATCGATTCCCGAAGACGATATAGATTATGAACTGATAAAGCAGTTTCCGATCAGCTTCGCGAAGAGATTCAGAATACTCCCAATAAGCAAAGACAACGGAACGCTCAAAGTCGTATTCGCCCCGCCTCAGGAACTCTATGCCCTTGACGAAGTCCGCTCCCGCTTTAACTGCTCGCTTGAAACTTACATTGCCCTTGAGCGCGTGCTGACCGACAGCATTAACAGGGTTTACGAGCAGGGCAAAGATGTTGTGTCAGAGGATATAAACGAAGGTTCGGGACTCTCCGACATGGAGTTTACCGAGCCCCAGGATCTGATTGAGGCTGAAGATGAAGCCCCGATCATAAAATTCATAAACACGCTTCTTTTTCAGGCGGTAAGGGAGCACGCAAGCGATATTCACATAGAGTGTTTCGAAAAAGAAGTGCTGGTACGGTTCAGAAAGGACGGCATTCTGCACGACGTGACGAAAGTTCCGAAGACAGTGCAGTCTTCGGTGATCTCGCGCGTGAAGATCATGTCTGAACTTGATATAGCCGAGAGAAGAAAGCCTCAGGACGGAAGCATAAGGCTGAAGATCGGGGGAAGGGATATCGATGTAAGGGTTTCGACGGTTCCCACCTCATGGGGAGAGAGCGTGGTAATGAGGCTGCTTTACAGGTCTTCGGTGCTGATGAGCTTCGAGCAGCTGGGTCTTGAAGGAGAAAAACTCGAGACGGTGGAATCCCTTATCAAATGTCCTCACGGGATCATTCTCGTTACGGGACCCACGGGAAGCGGAAAGACAACAAGCCTCTATGCTGCCCTGCAGAGAATCAATCTTCCCGACAAGAAAATAATCACTATAGAAGACCCGGTTGAATACCAGATACAGGGAATTAACCAGATCCAAGTCAACACCAAGGTCGGTCTTACGTTCGCAAACGGACTTCGCTCAATACTCAGGCAGGACCCCGACGTTATACTAGTCGGAGAGATAAGGGACAGGGAAACTGCCGATATTTCCATGAACGCTTCACTCACTGGGCATCTCGTGTTTTCCACGCTGCATACCAATGACTCGGTAAGCGCCGTGACCAGACTTGCCGATATGGGAGTGGAGTCCTTTCTTATAGCTTCTACCCTCTCGGCAGTTATAGCTCAGAGACTTGTCAGGATTCTTTGCACGCAGTGCAGAGAACAGTACGTGCCGGTTGATGAGGAGCTCGGTCGTATAGGACTTGCTCGCGAGGCCTGTCCAGAAGGAAAAATATACAGAGCCAAGGGATGCCAAGAGTGCATGGAGACAGGATTTTCGGGAAGAATAGCGATTTTTGAGATACTGCTTATCGATGATGAACTCAAAAACACTATTCTTACACACCCGGATTCTTCAACTCTTAAGGAGAAGGCCCTGAGAAACGGACTCATTACCCTTAGAATGGACGGTGCCGACAAAGTCGCAAAAGGCATAACGTCAATTGACGAAGTGCTCAGGGTTACGGAAGAGGAGCTGGCGGAGAGCTAG
- the gspF gene encoding type II secretion system protein GspF — protein MPVYNYKAINDKGESVKGVVSAESVKIASDRLRKGGIYLSSIKEASGSRRSSVSLPWNRVSISELAVMTRQFSTLISSGLPLETSLVALYEQTDDQKLKGILSQVRSRVSEGSSLHAALEEHEGAFSDLYVSMVRAGEASGTLDVVLDRLADFLEKQLELTSKIRGAMIYPAIMFVVGLGVLVFMMTFVIPKVADIFEASNKALPFVTVMLIGASDFLRENFILLLVFLAVVLFFGHRYVKTPSGRKVYDRFSLRIPVFGKMSSKVMISRFTRTLATLLSSGIPLLESIRVSESVMGNSLYVDNIRDVRVKVAEGAAFGGCLGQTGIFPPLMVRMVSVGEEAGKMEVMLSKVADMYDTEVDGMLATLTSLLEPVMILIMGVVMGFIVFAILLPVLNLTSVIS, from the coding sequence ATGCCTGTTTATAACTATAAAGCCATCAACGACAAGGGCGAATCGGTAAAGGGAGTTGTCAGCGCGGAATCGGTCAAGATCGCAAGCGACAGGCTCAGAAAAGGCGGCATCTATCTTTCCTCTATAAAGGAGGCGAGCGGGTCTCGCCGCTCGTCGGTGAGCCTTCCGTGGAACAGGGTGAGCATCTCGGAACTTGCCGTTATGACAAGACAGTTCTCAACCCTGATTTCATCAGGTCTTCCTCTTGAGACCTCACTTGTGGCTCTTTACGAGCAGACCGATGACCAGAAGCTCAAGGGAATTCTCTCTCAGGTGCGAAGCCGGGTGAGTGAAGGCAGTTCTCTTCACGCCGCACTTGAGGAGCACGAAGGAGCTTTCTCTGATCTTTACGTGAGCATGGTTCGTGCCGGCGAGGCTAGCGGCACTCTTGATGTCGTGCTCGACCGTCTTGCGGATTTCCTTGAAAAGCAGCTTGAACTGACTTCGAAGATCAGGGGTGCCATGATATATCCGGCAATAATGTTTGTCGTCGGACTCGGGGTACTGGTTTTCATGATGACTTTCGTAATTCCCAAAGTCGCCGATATATTCGAGGCCAGTAACAAGGCTTTGCCGTTTGTTACCGTAATGCTTATAGGTGCAAGTGATTTTCTCAGGGAAAATTTTATCCTTCTGCTGGTTTTCTTGGCCGTCGTATTGTTTTTTGGACACAGGTACGTAAAAACTCCTTCCGGAAGGAAGGTCTACGACAGGTTTTCCCTGAGGATTCCAGTGTTCGGGAAAATGTCTTCAAAAGTGATGATTTCCCGTTTCACAAGAACGCTTGCCACGCTACTTTCAAGCGGCATTCCTCTTCTTGAATCCATCAGGGTGAGCGAATCGGTTATGGGAAACAGTCTTTATGTTGACAATATAAGGGATGTTCGGGTCAAGGTTGCAGAGGGAGCGGCATTCGGAGGCTGCCTTGGACAGACCGGGATTTTTCCTCCCTTAATGGTGAGAATGGTGTCTGTGGGCGAGGAAGCGGGTAAAATGGAAGTCATGCTGTCGAAGGTGGCCGATATGTATGATACCGAGGTCGACGGCATGCTTGCCACGCTGACTTCCCTTCTTGAGCCGGTAATGATACTGATTATGGGCGTCGTGATGGGTTTTATAGTTTTTGCTATACTTTTACCTGTGTTGAATCTAACTTCTGTAATAAGCTGA
- the gspG gene encoding type II secretion system protein GspG, whose amino-acid sequence MRSQMGFTLIEIMVVVLIIAGLAYIVGTNVIGQGERAKEKQAMIQIKQFEQALQLFKFDNGFYPETQQGLRVLVEPVTVGREAKRWRRYLESASVPLDPWGNEFVYFGVDQTEDGLYYIRSNGPDGVGNSDDDLSNRDR is encoded by the coding sequence ATGAGATCCCAGATGGGGTTTACTCTGATTGAAATTATGGTGGTCGTGCTTATCATAGCGGGGCTTGCCTACATAGTGGGAACGAACGTGATAGGTCAGGGGGAGAGGGCAAAGGAAAAGCAGGCCATGATTCAGATCAAGCAGTTTGAGCAGGCGCTCCAGCTGTTTAAGTTTGATAACGGTTTTTATCCTGAAACCCAGCAGGGGCTACGCGTTCTGGTCGAACCGGTAACGGTGGGCAGGGAGGCCAAGAGGTGGAGACGTTATCTTGAATCCGCGAGCGTTCCACTTGATCCTTGGGGGAACGAGTTTGTGTATTTCGGGGTCGACCAGACCGAGGACGGATTGTACTATATAAGGTCTAACGGTCCGGATGGGGTAGGGAATTCAGACGATGATCTGTCCAACAGAGACAGATGA
- a CDS encoding type II secretion system protein has product MRKKSAGFTLIELIVVVFLLGAFFSVAMPRVLKTGDMNLRSASRGLVTTIRHIYSKAIFEKRIYKLSFDIDTGEYWAEFLEENQFRLEEDSAPGFRKLPSGVFFSDIQTERTQGKIGSGRDAFILFLPTGIVDSAVIHLRTGEDNFFTLSTNPYTGATKIFDEYVEFNSRFQNLAER; this is encoded by the coding sequence ATGAGAAAAAAATCCGCTGGTTTTACCTTAATTGAACTAATTGTGGTCGTTTTTCTGCTCGGAGCTTTTTTCTCCGTGGCCATGCCCAGAGTCCTCAAAACGGGTGACATGAACCTTCGCAGTGCTTCAAGGGGGCTTGTCACTACGATAAGGCATATTTACAGCAAAGCCATTTTTGAAAAACGGATATACAAGCTTTCTTTCGATATCGATACCGGAGAATACTGGGCAGAATTTCTTGAGGAAAACCAGTTTCGCTTGGAAGAGGATTCCGCACCTGGATTCAGAAAGCTTCCCAGCGGGGTTTTTTTCAGCGATATACAGACGGAGAGAACCCAAGGAAAGATTGGTTCCGGAAGAGACGCATTTATACTTTTTCTGCCGACAGGGATTGTTGACTCGGCGGTTATTCACCTGCGAACTGGTGAGGACAATTTTTTCACGCTCTCCACAAACCCCTACACTGGGGCCACTAAGATTTTTGACGAGTACGTCGAATTTAACAGCCGGTTTCAGAACTTGGCGGAACGGTAG
- a CDS encoding prepilin-type N-terminal cleavage/methylation domain-containing protein, translated as MKSASSIRDDKSGFTLIEVLIVVAITVIVLTMLYSSFSQLITVKRRVETENELIQEANTILLKMRHDLVNAFPRGNINSGVSSPSAYSYFTGRLEGDNSRIVFTSFAKDPTHYSTQSGQSEISYYLVPLRGEREDMFALMRKDNYWIGNDEAGAAYPISERVLSFRVNFLSERSPASADEQEVWEWNSSVMRGFPKAVQVQIILLGAGDQEEAYSMIVAIPVAD; from the coding sequence ATGAAATCAGCTTCGTCGATTCGGGATGATAAAAGCGGTTTCACCCTTATAGAAGTTCTTATCGTCGTTGCCATAACGGTCATCGTGCTCACGATGCTCTACAGTTCTTTTTCCCAGCTTATAACAGTCAAACGCAGGGTAGAGACGGAAAACGAATTGATTCAGGAAGCGAATACTATCCTGCTTAAGATGCGCCATGACCTAGTGAATGCTTTTCCCAGAGGGAATATCAATTCCGGGGTTTCTTCTCCTTCCGCATATAGCTACTTTACCGGGAGGCTCGAAGGGGATAACAGCAGAATAGTGTTCACCTCTTTTGCGAAGGACCCCACCCATTATTCCACCCAATCCGGCCAGAGCGAGATCTCCTACTATCTGGTTCCGCTCCGCGGCGAGCGCGAAGATATGTTTGCCCTTATGAGAAAGGATAATTACTGGATCGGAAACGATGAGGCTGGAGCCGCATATCCGATTTCGGAAAGGGTGCTGAGTTTCAGAGTGAATTTCCTTTCCGAACGATCCCCGGCATCGGCTGACGAGCAAGAGGTGTGGGAGTGGAATTCGTCAGTAATGCGAGGATTTCCAAAGGCGGTTCAAGTCCAGATCATTCTTTTGGGAGCAGGAGATCAGGAGGAGGCTTATTCCATGATTGTTGCTATACCGGTGGCTGACTGA
- a CDS encoding general secretion pathway protein GspK, with product MCRADPKTTQKGIVLVIVVITIAILSTIVIDFIYSTRVSYEISANSSSDVQARHIAKSGVRVVRGVLRKKTPEDLPLLQGILGQAISSENGSDGWKLSIISFPIGEGNISLQVVDERSKVNLNALVDQRSGRVDFQVRTQLNELFRFLGVETEKADLFVASLVNWLDGAAPGSGNDQDPDGAGGNYYTKLDNPYYIKDGLLDSVEEIRMIEGMDKDFFFQVKDYLTVYPKDKKVNFSTASKTVIMATIKAAGVSVNERQNDPREIKDSVVGRMADEIIIRRSTKRVISASETTKILKGVDSSLKISSGISGVVLKGGKSDVYTAVSTGIVGEQIPVTRQVQAVIRKDLKKKNSYPTVASWRER from the coding sequence ATGTGCAGAGCAGATCCGAAAACAACGCAGAAGGGAATAGTACTTGTTATCGTTGTCATAACGATTGCAATACTTTCCACAATCGTGATTGATTTCATATACTCGACCCGAGTGAGTTACGAAATTTCCGCGAACAGCTCAAGCGATGTCCAGGCAAGACATATTGCGAAATCAGGGGTGAGAGTCGTGCGAGGGGTGCTGAGAAAGAAAACGCCAGAGGACTTGCCCTTGCTGCAGGGAATCCTTGGGCAGGCAATAAGCTCAGAAAACGGTTCCGACGGCTGGAAGCTTTCCATCATCTCTTTTCCCATCGGAGAAGGAAACATATCTCTTCAAGTTGTAGACGAGAGATCGAAAGTCAATCTCAATGCTCTTGTGGATCAGAGATCGGGCCGGGTGGATTTTCAGGTCCGAACGCAGCTAAATGAACTTTTCCGCTTTCTCGGGGTGGAGACGGAGAAGGCCGATCTCTTCGTGGCAAGTCTAGTGAACTGGCTTGACGGGGCGGCGCCGGGTAGCGGGAACGATCAGGACCCCGATGGAGCCGGTGGGAACTATTACACAAAACTTGATAATCCTTATTATATCAAGGACGGACTGCTTGACAGTGTTGAGGAAATTAGGATGATTGAGGGGATGGATAAGGACTTCTTTTTCCAAGTCAAAGACTATCTCACCGTATATCCTAAAGACAAGAAGGTGAATTTCAGCACCGCTTCAAAAACAGTGATAATGGCTACCATTAAGGCTGCGGGGGTTTCAGTCAACGAGAGGCAGAACGATCCCCGGGAGATAAAAGACAGCGTAGTCGGGAGGATGGCCGACGAGATAATCATTCGCAGGAGCACCAAGAGAGTCATATCTGCCAGCGAGACCACGAAAATCTTAAAGGGAGTGGACTCCAGTCTAAAGATAAGCTCCGGCATTTCGGGAGTGGTTCTTAAGGGCGGGAAAAGTGATGTCTACACCGCTGTTTCCACGGGTATAGTGGGAGAGCAAATTCCCGTTACAAGACAGGTTCAGGCCGTTATCCGTAAAGATCTGAAAAAGAAAAATTCGTATCCGACCGTGGCGTCTTGGAGAGAAAGGTAA